In Paenibacillus sp. BIC5C1, a genomic segment contains:
- a CDS encoding DEAD/DEAH box helicase, whose amino-acid sequence MHPYTETIEVHVVLTGYGDALFYGALNTHHFVSGQSLKQRLFAWHAPSFYGTELETRQIEEIELVVLPAEEVIPFFSEMNTLLHIEWKWDEQAEHLIRLAPVLAASIDNRKYIPSFTAFRSGQLQWTWDPDSLKKQDRTALGKALEQTDESYAEGLSAAYSASVFQQWYSTEEAATDLRREFPQLFPQSGTAPQTAGMDAQSWLVSIGWKADAAPFRPLLQLLEPEEDEPAWRLRLVLQNKLDAAVLVPVRLDSRGRLEGEWPDVWTPFILDRSAGWLEQLRAHLPRIRRAISGSRDVLSDPLGDQDAWLFLTQDSGRLLEAGWQVLLPGWWEAARKKKPKLRAKVKPEEGSERGQSFFGLDSIIHFDWRIAIGDTDLSEEEFADLVARNERLVRFRGEWVPLDPALLEQIRRAMGGVDQEQGLSFQDILHLHLLHNEQREYRNQKRKEGQEEEEEQPQSNENIRLEVELNEHLNRVIAQLGGGQGGAPSLPIPEGLHAELRSYQKEGFAWLGFLRRFGLGACLADDMGLGKTIQFITYLLHLKEHEQRLPGQAPALLVCPTSVLGNWQKEISRFAPSINVSLHYGARRLSGEEFREQTEQVDIIITSYATATLDQEMLQSYTWASICLDEAQNIKNAQTKQSMAVRSFPAKHRIALTGTPIENRLSELWSIYDFINPGYLGSARAFQTRFISAIEKDKDEQRMQDLQQLVKPFMLRRKKKDPNIQLDLPDKNEMKTYIHLTGEQSALYDQSVQELMDKMKELEGIKRKGAILSALTQLKQLCDHPLLLTKEALPETLSSEGSITEYDLYSPQDMAMLISRSAKLERLMELVRELRDEGERCLIFTQYIGMGQMLQQVLRQELQEPVLYLHGGTSKTARDRMIDEFQSRTLPAAEQPSVFILSIKAGGVGLNLTAANHVFHFDRWWNPAVENQATDRAYRMGQTKDVQVHKFISLGTLEERIDEMLESKQQLSDNIITSSENWITELSTDELKDLFTRRRDWSG is encoded by the coding sequence ATGCACCCTTACACCGAAACAATTGAGGTCCATGTTGTATTGACCGGATACGGGGATGCCTTGTTCTATGGAGCGCTGAACACCCATCACTTTGTATCGGGACAATCACTTAAGCAGCGATTATTTGCTTGGCATGCCCCTTCCTTCTACGGAACAGAACTGGAAACAAGACAGATTGAAGAGATTGAACTGGTCGTACTGCCTGCGGAAGAAGTGATTCCTTTCTTCAGCGAAATGAACACCCTTCTGCACATTGAATGGAAGTGGGACGAGCAGGCAGAGCATTTGATCCGGCTGGCCCCGGTACTTGCAGCATCGATTGACAATCGTAAATACATCCCCAGCTTCACCGCATTTCGCTCGGGACAACTGCAATGGACCTGGGACCCGGACAGTTTGAAAAAACAGGATCGAACCGCTCTTGGCAAAGCCCTGGAACAAACGGATGAGAGCTACGCCGAAGGACTGAGTGCTGCCTATTCCGCTTCGGTATTCCAACAATGGTATAGCACGGAAGAAGCGGCCACCGATCTGCGGCGCGAGTTCCCGCAATTGTTTCCACAAAGCGGAACGGCTCCGCAAACGGCTGGCATGGATGCCCAATCCTGGCTCGTGTCCATCGGCTGGAAAGCAGACGCAGCCCCATTCCGTCCGCTCCTGCAATTGCTGGAGCCGGAGGAGGATGAACCGGCATGGCGGCTGCGGCTGGTGTTGCAGAACAAACTTGATGCAGCCGTGCTGGTTCCTGTGCGGTTAGATTCACGTGGCCGGTTGGAAGGTGAATGGCCGGACGTGTGGACACCGTTCATCCTTGATCGTTCGGCAGGATGGCTGGAGCAGCTGCGTGCACATCTGCCTCGGATTCGCCGCGCTATTAGCGGCAGTCGGGATGTGCTCAGTGATCCATTGGGAGATCAGGATGCTTGGCTGTTCCTGACACAAGACAGCGGACGACTGCTTGAAGCTGGCTGGCAAGTGCTGCTTCCGGGTTGGTGGGAAGCTGCGCGCAAGAAGAAACCCAAGCTGCGTGCCAAGGTGAAACCGGAGGAAGGCAGTGAGCGGGGACAGTCTTTCTTTGGACTGGATTCGATCATTCATTTTGACTGGCGTATTGCGATTGGGGATACGGATCTCAGCGAGGAAGAGTTCGCTGATCTCGTGGCCCGTAATGAACGGCTGGTCCGCTTCCGTGGAGAATGGGTTCCCCTTGATCCGGCCTTGCTTGAGCAGATTCGCCGGGCCATGGGCGGTGTGGATCAGGAACAGGGGCTATCGTTTCAGGATATTCTGCATCTGCATCTGCTGCATAATGAGCAGCGAGAGTATCGCAACCAGAAACGCAAGGAAGGACAGGAAGAGGAAGAAGAACAGCCACAATCCAACGAGAACATTCGACTTGAGGTGGAACTGAACGAACACCTGAACCGGGTCATTGCACAGCTTGGCGGTGGGCAAGGCGGCGCTCCTTCCCTGCCTATTCCGGAAGGGTTGCATGCTGAGCTGCGTTCATATCAAAAGGAAGGTTTCGCATGGCTTGGATTCCTGCGGAGATTCGGTCTCGGTGCTTGTCTTGCGGATGACATGGGACTCGGCAAAACGATTCAGTTCATCACATATCTGCTACATCTCAAAGAGCATGAACAGCGCTTGCCTGGGCAGGCACCAGCCCTTCTGGTCTGCCCCACTTCCGTATTGGGGAACTGGCAGAAGGAGATCAGCCGCTTCGCGCCTTCAATTAATGTCAGTTTGCACTACGGAGCACGAAGACTGAGCGGAGAAGAGTTCCGGGAACAGACGGAACAGGTGGATATCATCATTACCTCCTATGCAACAGCGACTCTGGATCAAGAGATGTTGCAGTCCTATACGTGGGCATCCATCTGTCTGGATGAGGCGCAAAATATTAAAAATGCCCAAACGAAGCAGTCCATGGCGGTACGCAGTTTCCCGGCAAAACATCGTATTGCTCTGACTGGTACGCCAATTGAAAATCGGTTATCGGAGTTATGGTCGATCTATGATTTTATTAATCCCGGCTATCTGGGCAGCGCACGGGCATTCCAGACTCGGTTTATCAGTGCAATTGAGAAGGATAAGGATGAGCAGCGCATGCAGGATCTGCAGCAACTGGTGAAGCCATTCATGCTGCGCCGCAAGAAAAAAGATCCGAATATTCAACTCGATCTACCGGACAAAAATGAGATGAAAACCTACATTCACCTTACGGGTGAACAAAGTGCACTATATGATCAGTCCGTTCAGGAACTGATGGACAAAATGAAAGAGCTGGAAGGCATCAAGCGTAAAGGTGCAATTCTCTCTGCCTTAACCCAGCTCAAGCAGTTGTGTGATCACCCCCTGCTGCTGACCAAAGAAGCCTTGCCGGAAACGCTCTCCTCGGAAGGCTCTATAACAGAGTATGACCTGTACAGTCCGCAGGACATGGCCATGCTGATCAGCCGCTCCGCGAAGCTGGAACGACTGATGGAACTGGTTCGCGAACTACGGGATGAGGGCGAACGGTGCCTCATTTTCACACAATACATCGGCATGGGACAGATGCTGCAACAAGTATTAAGACAGGAGTTGCAGGAACCTGTATTGTATCTGCATGGGGGTACGTCCAAGACAGCCAGGGATCGCATGATTGACGAGTTCCAATCCCGGACGTTACCTGCGGCAGAGCAGCCGTCGGTCTTTATTCTGTCCATCAAGGCAGGTGGTGTGGGCTTGAACCTGACCGCAGCGAATCATGTATTCCACTTTGACCGCTGGTGGAACCCTGCCGTGGAAAATCAGGC